A genomic segment from Halomonas sp. TA22 encodes:
- a CDS encoding glycoside hydrolase family 65 protein, translating to MSRGALEYDDFDPRQEALREALCTLGNGYFATRGAAEESEAGEIHYPGTYLAGGFNRLKTEIAGRIIENEDLVNFPNWLCLSFRHAQDSPREEGEWFNPLAVELLHYRQRLDLKRGLLERDIRFRDRHGRETTLTTRRLVHMDNPHLAAIEWRLRPENWSGSIVVRSALDGRVINAGVARYRELASTHLSHLSSEPVGQESIRLNVETCQSRLRVSEAARTRVYQGARLVDACRRALQEQGYIAHELTLDLAQGEGVRIEKVVSLYTSRDSAISEAALAAEEAVLEAGDFEALLSRHVQAWSRLWQRCDVTLKNGERSQMVLRLHIFHLLQTVSPHSIDLDVGVPARGLHGEAYRGHIFWDELFIFPFLNFRIPEITRALLQYRYRRLGAARRLAREAGYRGAVYPWQSGSSGREESQLVHLNPKSGRWVDDNSSLQRHVNAAIAYNVWRYYEVTQDIDFLGFYGAEMLFEIARFWASAVTWNAERGRYDIRGVMGPDEFHDRYPWSDTPGLDNNTYTNLMVAWLLRRALDAHALIGAECRQELGEALALNDAELSQWDAISRQLYVPFHADGIPSQFEGYERLEEFDWEGYKTRYGDIHRLDRLLEAEGDSVNRYKASKQADVLMLFYLFSADELAELFTQLDYAFDLELLPRTIDYYQHRTSNGSTLSGIVSSWVLSRSDRARSLALLEEALESDIADVQGGTTPEGIHLGAMAGTVDLVQRGHAGLEVRDGLLSLNPCLPEPLKQLRLRLRYRGHWLEVEIDGDEMHLHAPEGWCGVEPIMIRGQQHTFGAGHRLRLRFDHDQARWEAF from the coding sequence ATGAGTCGCGGGGCGCTTGAATATGACGACTTCGACCCACGTCAGGAGGCGCTGCGCGAGGCGCTGTGTACCCTGGGCAATGGCTATTTCGCCACGCGCGGCGCGGCGGAGGAGAGCGAGGCGGGGGAGATCCATTACCCCGGTACCTATCTCGCTGGCGGCTTCAACCGTCTCAAGACCGAGATCGCCGGGCGCATCATCGAGAACGAGGACCTGGTCAACTTTCCCAACTGGCTCTGTCTCTCCTTTCGTCACGCGCAGGACAGCCCTCGGGAGGAGGGCGAGTGGTTCAACCCGCTGGCGGTGGAGCTGCTGCACTACCGCCAGCGGCTCGACCTGAAGCGTGGCCTGCTCGAACGCGACATCCGCTTTCGCGATCGCCACGGGCGCGAGACGACGCTCACCACCCGGCGCCTGGTACACATGGACAACCCCCACCTCGCCGCCATCGAGTGGCGGTTGCGTCCGGAGAACTGGTCGGGCAGCATCGTGGTGCGCTCCGCCCTGGATGGGCGCGTCATCAACGCCGGTGTGGCCCGCTACCGCGAACTGGCCAGTACGCACCTCTCTCACCTCTCCAGCGAGCCCGTGGGGCAAGAGTCGATCCGTCTCAATGTCGAGACCTGTCAGTCGCGGCTGCGGGTCAGCGAAGCGGCGCGCACCCGTGTTTACCAGGGAGCGCGCCTGGTCGACGCATGCCGCCGGGCTCTCCAGGAGCAGGGCTATATCGCACACGAGCTCACCCTGGACCTTGCGCAGGGTGAGGGGGTGAGGATCGAGAAGGTGGTCAGCCTCTATACCTCGCGGGATAGCGCCATTTCGGAAGCGGCACTCGCCGCCGAGGAGGCGGTGCTCGAGGCAGGCGACTTCGAGGCACTGCTCTCGCGCCACGTCCAGGCGTGGTCTCGGCTGTGGCAGCGTTGCGACGTGACGCTCAAGAATGGCGAACGCTCGCAGATGGTGCTGCGACTGCACATCTTTCATCTGCTGCAGACCGTCTCGCCGCACAGCATCGATCTCGATGTCGGGGTGCCGGCGCGGGGGCTGCATGGCGAGGCCTATCGGGGACATATCTTCTGGGATGAACTGTTCATCTTCCCGTTCCTCAACTTCCGCATTCCCGAGATTACCCGTGCCCTGCTTCAGTATCGCTACCGGCGGCTGGGCGCCGCGCGTCGGCTGGCACGCGAGGCCGGTTATCGAGGTGCCGTCTACCCTTGGCAGAGTGGCAGTAGCGGGCGCGAAGAGAGCCAGCTCGTGCATCTCAATCCCAAGTCCGGACGCTGGGTCGACGACAACAGCTCGCTGCAGCGGCACGTCAACGCCGCCATTGCCTACAATGTGTGGCGCTACTATGAAGTGACCCAGGATATCGACTTTCTCGGCTTCTATGGCGCCGAAATGCTCTTCGAGATCGCCCGCTTCTGGGCCAGTGCGGTGACCTGGAATGCCGAGCGCGGGCGTTACGACATTCGCGGCGTGATGGGGCCGGACGAATTCCATGACCGCTACCCGTGGTCCGACACGCCGGGACTCGACAACAACACCTACACCAACCTGATGGTGGCCTGGTTGTTGCGGCGCGCGCTTGACGCTCACGCGTTGATCGGCGCCGAGTGTCGCCAGGAGCTGGGCGAGGCGCTTGCACTCAACGACGCCGAGCTGAGCCAGTGGGATGCAATCAGCCGCCAGCTCTATGTCCCGTTTCATGCTGACGGCATTCCCAGCCAGTTCGAGGGCTACGAGCGGCTCGAGGAGTTCGACTGGGAGGGATACAAGACCAGATATGGTGACATCCACCGCCTCGACCGCCTGCTCGAGGCGGAGGGCGACAGCGTCAATCGCTACAAGGCTTCCAAGCAGGCCGATGTGCTGATGCTCTTCTATCTGTTCTCCGCCGATGAGCTGGCTGAACTCTTCACGCAGCTCGACTACGCTTTCGACCTTGAACTGCTGCCCAGAACCATCGACTACTACCAGCATCGCACCTCGAACGGCTCGACGTTGAGCGGCATCGTCTCCTCCTGGGTGCTGTCGCGCTCCGATCGTGCGCGCTCTTTGGCGCTGCTCGAAGAGGCACTGGAGAGCGACATAGCCGACGTCCAGGGCGGCACGACGCCCGAGGGGATACACCTAGGTGCCATGGCCGGCACCGTCGATCTCGTCCAGCGCGGCCATGCCGGACTCGAGGTGCGGGATGGCCTGCTCAGTCTCAATCCCTGCCTGCCTGAGCCGCTTAAGCAGCTACGCCTGCGTCTGCGCTACCGCGGCCACTGGCTGGAGGTCGAGATCGACGGCGACGAGATGCACCTGCACGCCCCGGAAGGTTGGTGTGGCGTCGAACCGATCATGATCCGCGGCCAGCAGCACACCTTTGGTGCCGGCCACCGCCTTCGGCTTCGCTTCGATCATGATCAGGCGCGCTGGGAGGCGTTTTAG
- the otsB gene encoding trehalose-phosphatase — protein MSRELSQHAIDITAFQAGVFDLDGVVTRTATVHSAAWKQLFDDYLSERASRAGDTFQPFDEASDYLTYVDGKPRYAGVASFLQSRGISLPQGSPEDAPQRETICGLGNRKNQLVGKLLAQGKVEVFASTVTLLERLREAGVKTALVSSSENAAAVLEAAGLSHLFDVRVDGIESRRLGLKGKPDPDIFLEAASQLGVAPAHAFAVEDAISGVASAYAAGYGLVIGVDRVGQRDALLEQGADLVVEDLAPLERHDEATLPDALEHFAAIARRLESARPAVFLDYDGTLTPIVDRPELAVLDEAVRDTIRRLAERCTVAIVSGRDRADVERLVGLDELIYAGSHGFDIAGPDGLHKHHERAEAFLAELDSAEAQLQARLDGVEGALVERKRFAIAVHYRLVAEADRPAVEAALQAVAEVSPGLRRTGGKMIFELRPRIEWDKGRAVSWLLEVLELLGDGVMPIYLGDDETDEDAFRALRERGGIGILITREEQPTAAHYRLETPAAAGRLLQALAITQEAQS, from the coding sequence ATGTCCCGAGAGTTGAGTCAGCACGCTATCGATATCACCGCATTCCAGGCCGGTGTCTTCGATCTCGATGGGGTCGTGACACGGACGGCAACCGTGCACAGTGCCGCCTGGAAGCAGCTTTTCGACGACTACCTGAGCGAGAGGGCATCGCGCGCAGGCGATACGTTCCAGCCCTTCGACGAAGCGTCGGACTATCTCACCTACGTCGATGGCAAGCCGCGTTACGCAGGGGTAGCGAGCTTTCTTCAATCGCGAGGCATCTCGCTGCCCCAAGGCAGTCCGGAGGACGCGCCGCAGCGCGAGACGATCTGCGGACTCGGCAACCGCAAGAACCAGCTGGTCGGCAAGCTGCTGGCCCAAGGCAAGGTCGAGGTATTCGCCTCGACGGTCACCCTGCTGGAACGCTTGCGCGAGGCGGGGGTGAAGACGGCGCTGGTGTCGTCGAGCGAGAACGCCGCCGCGGTCCTCGAAGCGGCTGGCTTGAGCCACCTGTTCGACGTGCGTGTCGATGGTATCGAGTCGCGCAGGCTCGGCCTCAAGGGCAAGCCCGACCCTGATATCTTCCTCGAGGCCGCCAGCCAACTAGGCGTGGCGCCGGCGCATGCCTTTGCCGTCGAGGATGCGATCTCCGGCGTTGCCTCGGCCTATGCCGCCGGCTACGGGCTGGTGATCGGCGTCGACCGCGTTGGCCAGCGCGATGCCCTGCTCGAGCAGGGTGCCGATCTTGTGGTGGAGGATCTGGCCCCGTTGGAACGCCACGACGAAGCGACGCTGCCGGATGCTCTCGAGCACTTTGCTGCGATCGCCAGGCGACTTGAAAGCGCACGCCCCGCGGTGTTCCTCGACTATGACGGCACCCTGACCCCGATCGTCGATCGCCCCGAACTGGCGGTACTCGACGAGGCGGTGCGCGACACCATCCGCCGGCTTGCCGAGCGCTGCACCGTCGCCATCGTCAGCGGCCGCGACCGCGCCGACGTGGAGCGCCTGGTCGGCCTCGACGAACTCATCTACGCCGGTAGCCATGGTTTCGACATTGCAGGCCCGGATGGCCTGCACAAGCATCATGAGCGTGCCGAGGCATTCCTCGCCGAACTCGACAGCGCCGAAGCGCAGTTGCAGGCACGCCTGGATGGTGTCGAGGGGGCGCTGGTCGAGCGCAAGCGCTTCGCCATCGCCGTTCACTATCGCCTGGTGGCCGAGGCCGACCGGCCGGCCGTCGAGGCTGCCCTGCAGGCCGTTGCCGAGGTCTCGCCCGGGCTGCGTCGCACCGGCGGCAAGATGATCTTCGAACTGCGCCCGCGTATCGAATGGGACAAGGGGCGGGCGGTTAGCTGGCTGCTCGAGGTGCTGGAGCTGCTGGGCGATGGGGTGATGCCGATCTATCTCGGTGACGACGAGACCGATGAGGATGCGTTCAGGGCGCTGCGTGAGCGGGGCGGCATCGGCATTCTGATTACCCGCGAAGAGCAGCCCACGGCAGCGCACTATCGTCTCGAGACCCCCGCGGCAGCCGGCCGGTTGCTGCAGGCGCTGGCCATAACGCAAGAGGCGCAATCATGA
- a CDS encoding zinc metallopeptidase, whose product MFVLLLGLLLLLFILPNVWAKWALERHATPRNDYPGTGGELARHLLTRLGIEGVEVEATERGDHYDPQARRVRLSHEHYAGRSLTAVTVAAHEVGHAIQHHQGYQPLLARTRLVGVAQHAEKLGAVLMMAAPLLFLLTRMPGGMFIVVGAAVISFGTAALVHLVTLPVEFDASFQRALPLLKGYIPPYDMPAARHVLTACAFTYVAASLASILNLGRWLVILRR is encoded by the coding sequence ATGTTCGTACTACTGCTGGGGCTGCTGCTGTTGCTGTTCATCCTGCCCAACGTCTGGGCCAAGTGGGCGCTTGAGCGCCACGCCACGCCGCGCAACGATTACCCCGGTACCGGCGGCGAGCTGGCTCGACACCTACTGACGCGGCTCGGCATCGAGGGGGTGGAGGTGGAAGCCACCGAGCGGGGCGATCATTACGATCCCCAGGCGCGCCGGGTCCGGCTCTCCCATGAGCACTATGCCGGACGTTCGCTTACCGCCGTGACCGTGGCGGCGCACGAGGTGGGCCATGCGATACAGCATCATCAGGGCTATCAGCCGCTGCTGGCGCGCACGCGCCTGGTAGGCGTTGCCCAGCACGCCGAGAAGCTCGGTGCCGTACTGATGATGGCGGCACCGCTGCTGTTTCTCCTGACACGCATGCCGGGTGGCATGTTCATCGTGGTGGGGGCGGCAGTGATCAGCTTCGGTACCGCCGCGCTGGTGCATCTGGTGACGCTGCCGGTGGAGTTCGATGCCAGCTTCCAGCGCGCCCTGCCGCTGCTCAAGGGTTACATTCCCCCCTATGACATGCCCGCCGCTCGGCATGTGCTCACGGCGTGCGCGTTCACCTACGTTGCCGCGTCGCTTGCCAGCATTCTCAACCTCGGCCGCTGGCTGGTGATCCTGAGACGCTGA
- a CDS encoding 20S proteasome subunit A/B, producing MTTIVWDGTTLATDSLISVNGSTYNHSQKLFQLDNGEWVAFAGEQQGWWEVMEWLNAGAPRASKPHVSRIEMIIAGPDGVFEMFDRLVRMPVKGPVAYGTGWKWALAAIDHGKSAVQAVEYAATRDHDTGGEVQSVCLAPLFERPFDLTAPAEALPAEPATA from the coding sequence ATGACCACAATCGTATGGGACGGAACGACACTGGCGACGGATTCGCTGATCAGCGTTAATGGCTCGACCTACAACCATTCACAGAAACTCTTTCAACTCGACAATGGCGAGTGGGTGGCATTCGCCGGCGAACAGCAGGGCTGGTGGGAGGTGATGGAGTGGCTCAACGCGGGAGCCCCGCGCGCGAGCAAACCCCATGTATCGCGTATCGAGATGATCATTGCAGGCCCGGATGGGGTCTTCGAGATGTTCGATCGACTGGTCAGAATGCCGGTCAAGGGGCCGGTGGCCTACGGCACCGGCTGGAAGTGGGCCCTGGCCGCCATCGATCATGGCAAGAGTGCGGTGCAGGCCGTCGAATATGCCGCGACCCGCGATCACGATACCGGCGGTGAGGTGCAGTCGGTGTGCTTGGCGCCGCTGTTCGAGCGTCCTTTCGATCTGACGGCGCCTGCCGAGGCATTGCCAGCGGAGCCGGCCACCGCCTGA
- the hemP gene encoding hemin uptake protein HemP, translating to MSSLPPRMPPAQGESHQDTAGKRIDSQALLDSRGELIIEHRGKRYQLRETRNGKLILTS from the coding sequence ATGAGCTCGCTCCCCCCTCGCATGCCACCCGCACAAGGAGAGAGCCACCAGGATACGGCTGGCAAGCGCATCGACAGCCAGGCCCTGCTCGACTCTCGCGGCGAACTGATCATCGAGCATCGCGGCAAGCGTTACCAGCTGCGCGAGACACGTAACGGCAAGTTGATTCTCACCTCCTGA
- a CDS encoding TonB-dependent hemoglobin/transferrin/lactoferrin family receptor, with protein MKRALSCTGALALSLLSGLTLGQEPLPNDDQQLAPLQITGTRAPTDPFRAPLIVDVIERDDATLTTASRVEDILADQPGLHVAGQGRRNGQTLSMRGFDRNGVLVRLDGVRQDIDTGHMGNFFLDPALLREVQIARGALSSLYGSNAMGGVVSFETVDAEDLLRPGETRGARLSLRGATASDELGGSLSLFGKRDTTRGRVDGLLSLGRSESGDIRRAGGQSAEEDATLDSLLAKGGWQLAPDHRLFTSWQHYREDATQPANPQQLDADSLRDRTTASDNLQLGHRWSPNIDTQLDSRITLNRQEIEESAAERTQQRLGVQSDGYHRLDHGWLGQTLAFGAEVNHATQRPGLDASGFPRADIDTAAIYLDDTLTAGRYLGQGGPGEFDLGLGARYDHYRAEDNEGRASDQGEFSPRLRLAWRPSEGLMLYSGYAEAFRAPTLSELYADERHFAGFCVSPFFCMPDNNWVPNPELNPETSKTWESGLALSIGDWQLRASYFDTRADDFIDTQVDIMAGTTQAVNVSRAQLWGYDARLGWSPAAVSGLDTFIGLSEVSGRDRDTGEALGSLTPLEALAGVDYRFAAPDLTLGWRGRFARAFDKQDDDERLSGYGLHDLQLAWRFTPDLTASFKLRNVADKVWYRPDGSLGDGRSLLASISMQW; from the coding sequence ATGAAGCGAGCATTGAGCTGCACCGGCGCCCTCGCGCTGAGCCTTCTCTCCGGTCTGACACTGGGCCAGGAACCACTCCCCAATGACGATCAGCAACTCGCACCGTTGCAGATCACCGGTACCCGGGCACCGACGGATCCATTTCGCGCCCCGCTGATCGTCGATGTCATCGAACGGGACGACGCGACACTCACCACCGCCTCGCGTGTCGAGGATATCCTCGCCGACCAGCCCGGCCTGCACGTCGCAGGCCAGGGGCGCCGCAACGGCCAGACGCTGAGCATGCGCGGCTTCGACAGGAACGGCGTACTGGTACGCCTCGACGGGGTGCGCCAGGATATCGATACCGGTCACATGGGCAATTTCTTCCTCGACCCGGCGCTGCTGCGCGAGGTACAGATCGCTCGTGGCGCGCTCTCGAGCCTATACGGCAGCAATGCCATGGGCGGCGTGGTCAGCTTCGAGACGGTGGATGCCGAAGACCTGCTGCGTCCCGGCGAGACCCGCGGCGCTCGCCTCTCATTGCGCGGCGCCACGGCAAGCGACGAGCTCGGCGGCTCGCTGAGCCTGTTCGGCAAGCGCGATACCACGCGTGGCCGCGTCGATGGTCTGCTGTCCCTGGGGCGCAGCGAATCGGGCGACATTCGCCGCGCCGGTGGCCAGAGTGCCGAGGAGGACGCCACCCTCGACAGCCTGCTGGCCAAGGGGGGTTGGCAGCTCGCTCCCGACCACCGTCTGTTCACCAGCTGGCAGCACTACCGCGAGGATGCCACCCAGCCCGCCAATCCGCAGCAACTGGACGCGGACAGCCTGCGCGATCGCACCACCGCCAGCGACAACCTGCAGCTCGGTCACCGCTGGTCGCCGAACATCGACACCCAGCTCGACAGCCGCATCACCCTGAATCGCCAGGAGATCGAGGAGAGCGCCGCCGAGCGCACTCAGCAGCGCCTTGGCGTACAGAGCGATGGCTATCACCGGCTCGATCATGGCTGGCTCGGCCAGACCCTGGCCTTCGGCGCCGAAGTCAATCACGCCACCCAGCGCCCCGGTCTCGATGCCTCGGGCTTTCCCCGTGCCGATATCGATACCGCCGCGATCTATCTCGACGACACCCTGACGGCTGGCCGCTATCTGGGCCAGGGCGGTCCCGGCGAGTTCGACCTCGGCCTTGGCGCGCGCTACGACCACTACCGCGCCGAGGACAACGAGGGGCGCGCGAGCGACCAAGGAGAATTCTCTCCCCGCCTGCGGCTGGCCTGGCGCCCTAGCGAAGGGCTGATGCTCTACAGCGGCTACGCCGAGGCCTTCCGCGCCCCGACGCTCTCCGAGCTGTATGCCGATGAGCGTCACTTCGCCGGCTTCTGCGTCTCGCCGTTCTTCTGCATGCCCGACAACAACTGGGTGCCCAACCCCGAGCTGAACCCGGAGACCAGCAAGACCTGGGAGAGCGGCCTGGCCTTGAGCATCGGCGACTGGCAGCTGCGCGCCAGCTACTTCGATACCCGCGCCGACGACTTCATCGATACCCAGGTCGACATCATGGCCGGTACCACCCAGGCGGTGAACGTATCCCGCGCGCAGTTGTGGGGGTATGACGCCCGCCTTGGCTGGAGCCCCGCCGCCGTGAGCGGGCTCGACACCTTCATCGGCCTCTCGGAGGTCAGCGGCCGCGACCGCGACACTGGCGAAGCATTGGGCAGCCTGACCCCGCTGGAGGCGCTCGCCGGCGTCGACTACCGCTTCGCCGCGCCGGATCTGACGCTAGGCTGGCGCGGCCGCTTTGCACGCGCCTTCGACAAGCAGGACGACGACGAGCGACTGTCGGGCTATGGCCTGCATGACCTGCAGCTGGCGTGGCGCTTCACCCCCGACCTCACGGCCTCGTTCAAGCTGCGCAACGTCGCCGACAAGGTCTGGTACCGCCCCGACGGCAGCCTCGGCGACGGGCGCAGCCTGCTCGCCAGTATCAGCATGCAATGGTGA
- a CDS encoding ChuX/HutX family heme-like substrate-binding protein produces the protein MHSLPWTQRAILDAFDATRASTPHLPAIEVAKRLSISEGELQAARLGRDVITLPLTPHALAERFHRLGRVRALTRSRHAVLEQEGSYPVLRGSSQAGLLLDPGGLDLRLHFSQWHWSCLIRDRLADGEGGHQERFSLQIFDRYGRALHKLFSLEPWPLKEWQQLEALGSERMPAFTQLAKPASRPLPSAPGLAADWMAMSDVHQFFALLKRHGLSRREANALMEGRYTRSLTTSALEQTLSQACENAMPLMLFVASPGCVQIRSGRVPPPLRRRGWLNLFGEGFTLHLDDAGIDEVWQVHKPNRDGGVTSLEAFDAEGELILQLYAQRSEGQPERPDWRELLRRLGEREAAA, from the coding sequence ATGCATTCCCTACCCTGGACCCAGCGAGCCATTCTCGATGCCTTCGACGCGACCCGTGCCAGCACGCCACACCTGCCGGCCATCGAGGTCGCCAAACGGTTGTCGATCAGCGAGGGCGAGCTGCAGGCCGCGCGCCTGGGACGCGACGTGATCACCCTGCCACTCACACCGCACGCCCTGGCCGAGCGTTTCCACCGCCTCGGGCGGGTCAGGGCTCTGACCCGATCCCGCCATGCGGTGCTCGAGCAGGAGGGCAGCTATCCGGTATTGCGCGGCTCGTCGCAGGCTGGCCTGCTGCTCGATCCAGGCGGCCTGGACCTGCGTCTGCACTTCTCTCAGTGGCACTGGAGCTGCCTGATCCGCGACCGCCTTGCCGATGGCGAAGGGGGGCATCAGGAGCGCTTCAGCCTGCAGATCTTCGACCGTTACGGCCGCGCACTGCACAAGCTGTTCTCGCTCGAGCCGTGGCCACTCAAGGAGTGGCAGCAGCTGGAGGCGCTGGGCAGCGAGCGCATGCCCGCTTTCACCCAATTGGCGAAACCGGCATCTCGCCCGCTCCCAAGCGCCCCGGGACTGGCCGCCGACTGGATGGCGATGAGCGACGTGCATCAGTTCTTCGCCCTGCTCAAGCGTCATGGCCTCAGCCGGCGCGAGGCCAATGCGCTGATGGAGGGGCGCTATACCCGCAGCCTGACCACCTCGGCGCTCGAACAGACACTGAGCCAGGCTTGTGAAAACGCCATGCCGCTGATGCTGTTCGTCGCCAGTCCCGGCTGCGTGCAGATCCGCAGCGGCCGGGTGCCGCCCCCGCTGCGCCGGCGCGGCTGGCTCAATCTGTTCGGCGAGGGGTTCACGCTGCACCTCGACGATGCTGGTATCGACGAGGTATGGCAGGTGCACAAGCCCAACCGCGATGGTGGCGTCACCAGTCTCGAGGCGTTCGACGCCGAGGGCGAACTGATCCTGCAACTTTATGCCCAGCGCAGCGAAGGGCAGCCCGAACGCCCCGATTGGCGCGAACTGCTGCGTCGGCTGGGCGAACGTGAGGCGGCGGCATGA
- a CDS encoding hemin ABC transporter substrate-binding protein codes for MSTKPARRSALPWLICWLLACGWLPLPAFADDALRTVVIGGDIAEIIAALDASDTLVGRDDTSRYPDSLLALPSVGYLRHLSAEGVLSLRPQRLLVGAQAGPREVFAQLEASGVEVIRIDAPPSLEAIPDKVIAVAQAMGRETAGNALADSVRAELQHLEDLPPPSERQAMFMLSHSGMTPMVAGRDTAADNVMLTLGVANAFSTMQGYKAVGAEALIAAAPEVVIATHGGLAALGGEFGLWRLPGLAMTPAGQARRVLVCDDLALLNFGPRTPAALLDLHRTLAMPDASTVNAGSDAATALCGWSKA; via the coding sequence ATGAGCACGAAGCCTGCCCGGCGTTCGGCCTTGCCATGGCTTATCTGCTGGCTGCTGGCATGTGGCTGGCTGCCACTGCCGGCATTTGCCGATGACGCACTGCGTACGGTAGTGATCGGCGGCGACATCGCCGAGATCATCGCCGCCCTCGATGCCAGCGATACACTGGTCGGGCGCGACGACACCAGCCGCTATCCCGACTCCCTGCTTGCGCTGCCCTCGGTGGGCTATCTGCGCCACCTCTCCGCCGAAGGGGTGCTCTCGTTGCGCCCGCAGCGCCTGCTGGTCGGTGCCCAGGCGGGGCCACGCGAAGTGTTCGCCCAGCTCGAGGCGAGTGGCGTCGAGGTGATCCGTATCGACGCTCCTCCATCCCTCGAGGCGATTCCCGACAAGGTGATTGCGGTGGCCCAGGCGATGGGGCGCGAAACGGCAGGCAATGCACTTGCCGACAGCGTGAGGGCGGAGCTTCAGCACCTCGAAGACCTCCCTCCCCCGAGTGAACGCCAGGCAATGTTCATGCTCAGCCACAGCGGAATGACGCCGATGGTCGCCGGTCGCGATACCGCCGCCGACAATGTGATGCTCACCCTGGGTGTCGCCAACGCCTTTTCCACCATGCAGGGATACAAGGCGGTGGGAGCCGAGGCGCTGATCGCAGCGGCTCCCGAAGTGGTCATCGCCACCCATGGCGGCCTGGCGGCGCTGGGCGGCGAATTCGGACTGTGGCGCCTGCCGGGGCTTGCCATGACGCCGGCCGGCCAGGCCCGGCGCGTATTGGTATGCGACGACCTGGCACTGCTCAACTTCGGCCCGCGTACCCCTGCTGCCCTGCTCGACCTGCATCGGACACTGGCCATGCCGGACGCCTCCACCGTTAACGCCGGGAGCGACGCAGCCACCGCCCTCTGCGGGTGGAGCAAGGCATGA
- a CDS encoding iron ABC transporter permease, which yields MNLPSLLAERRVPPLRAARLSPGRVLGCMTLMVVVALLAGAMTGPVGLPPRVLLGEPPSDLAWQVWWQLRVPRLILAALVGAMLAGSGAAMQGLFRNPLADPTLLGLASGAGLAVALWIVLFDGSAGQFGLYGQFLAGFLGALGVCVLVFAMGARHPGESALFTLLLAGLAINTLAGAMGGMLAFIASDEQLRQLSLWGMGSLSHALWSATLGALIGVPIALAVLLRCARGLDLSQLGELTAHGAGLDAPRLKRRVVLATALGVGLCVALAGIIGFLGLLVPHCLRLWLGPGHRLLLPASMLGGALLLIVADSLARSLASPAEIPVGLLTSLLGGPYFLWLLLKGPARC from the coding sequence ATGAACCTGCCCTCGCTGCTTGCCGAGCGTCGCGTACCTCCCCTCCGAGCGGCTCGCCTCTCGCCTGGCAGGGTGCTGGGGTGCATGACGCTTATGGTCGTCGTGGCACTGCTCGCCGGCGCCATGACCGGTCCCGTCGGGCTGCCGCCACGCGTGCTGCTGGGCGAGCCACCCAGCGATCTCGCCTGGCAGGTGTGGTGGCAACTACGGGTACCGCGGCTGATTCTCGCCGCCCTGGTGGGCGCCATGCTGGCGGGCAGCGGTGCCGCCATGCAGGGACTGTTCCGTAACCCCCTGGCCGATCCGACACTGCTGGGGCTGGCCAGTGGCGCGGGTCTGGCGGTGGCCCTTTGGATCGTGCTGTTCGACGGCAGTGCCGGGCAGTTCGGTCTCTATGGCCAGTTTCTGGCAGGCTTTCTCGGCGCTCTTGGGGTGTGCGTGCTGGTCTTCGCGATGGGCGCTCGGCACCCCGGCGAGAGTGCGCTGTTCACGCTGCTGCTGGCGGGCCTGGCCATTAATACCCTGGCCGGGGCAATGGGCGGCATGCTCGCCTTCATCGCCAGCGACGAGCAGCTCAGGCAGCTCAGCCTGTGGGGCATGGGCAGCCTGTCCCATGCCCTATGGAGCGCCACGCTCGGCGCACTGATCGGCGTTCCCATCGCCCTGGCCGTACTCCTGCGCTGCGCCCGGGGGCTCGACCTGTCGCAGCTCGGCGAACTCACCGCCCACGGCGCCGGGCTCGATGCGCCTCGCCTCAAGCGCCGGGTGGTACTTGCCACCGCGCTGGGCGTGGGCCTGTGCGTGGCGCTGGCCGGCATCATCGGCTTTCTTGGTCTGCTGGTACCGCACTGCCTGCGGCTGTGGCTCGGCCCGGGGCACAGGCTGCTGCTGCCCGCCTCGATGCTCGGCGGGGCACTGCTGCTGATCGTGGCCGATAGCCTGGCGCGCAGCCTGGCAAGCCCCGCCGAGATTCCCGTCGGCCTGCTCACCAGCCTGCTCGGCGGACCCTACTTCCTGTGGCTACTGCTCAAGGGACCGGCCCGATGCTGA